A region from the Pseudomonas promysalinigenes genome encodes:
- a CDS encoding acyl-CoA dehydrogenase produces the protein MPETLLSSRNLAFELYEVLDAQALAQRPRFAEHSRETFDAALATARTIAEKLFAPHNRKADENEPRYINGRAELIPEVKPAVDAFLEAGFLNANRDYDAGGMQLPSLVSQACFAHFQAANAGTTAYPFLTMGAANLIESFGTDEQKRLYLQPMIEGRYFGTMALTEPHAGSSLADIRTRAEPAGDGTYRLKGNKIFISGGDHELSENIVHMVLAKLPDAPPGVKGISLFIVPKYLVNDDGSRGSRNDVSLAGLFHKMGWRGTTSTALNFGDQGQCVGYLVGQPHQGLACMFQMMNEARIGVGMGAVMLGYAGYLYSLEYARQRPQGRMPDNKDPHSPAVPIISHTDVKRMLLTQKAYVEGAFDLGLYAARLYDDTHTAQDQLQRDQAQQLLDLLTPIVKSWPSTFCLKANELAIQILGGHGYTREYPVEQYYRDNRLNPIHEGTEGIQSLDLLGRKLAQNNGAGLKQLIRQIAATAERASHHANLDAMRQPLEHLVNRLQAVTLSLLGDLAQSKVASALANSALYLKVFGHCVVGWRWLEQAIHAELGLLNGTAADRDFYQGKLQAARYFLTWEIPGCHNELALLEARDDTCLTMQEGWF, from the coding sequence ATGCCCGAGACCCTGCTCAGTTCCCGCAATTTGGCTTTCGAACTCTACGAAGTGCTCGACGCCCAAGCCCTGGCCCAACGCCCGCGTTTCGCCGAGCACAGCCGCGAAACCTTCGACGCGGCCCTGGCCACCGCCCGCACCATCGCCGAAAAACTCTTCGCCCCGCACAACCGCAAGGCCGACGAGAACGAGCCGCGCTACATCAACGGCCGCGCCGAGCTGATCCCCGAGGTAAAGCCCGCCGTCGACGCCTTCCTCGAAGCCGGCTTCCTCAACGCCAATCGCGACTACGACGCGGGCGGGATGCAACTGCCCAGCCTGGTCTCGCAGGCCTGCTTCGCCCACTTCCAGGCAGCCAACGCCGGCACCACGGCCTACCCGTTCCTGACCATGGGCGCAGCCAACCTCATCGAGAGCTTCGGCACCGACGAACAAAAGCGTCTGTACCTGCAACCGATGATCGAAGGCCGCTACTTCGGCACCATGGCTTTGACCGAACCCCACGCAGGCTCTTCGCTGGCCGATATCCGCACCCGCGCCGAACCCGCCGGCGATGGCACTTACCGACTCAAGGGCAACAAGATCTTCATCTCCGGCGGCGACCACGAGCTGTCGGAAAACATCGTGCACATGGTGCTGGCCAAGCTGCCGGATGCACCGCCCGGCGTTAAGGGCATTTCGCTGTTCATCGTGCCCAAGTACCTGGTCAACGACGATGGCAGCCGTGGCTCGCGCAACGATGTGTCGCTGGCGGGGTTGTTTCACAAGATGGGCTGGCGCGGCACCACTTCCACCGCACTGAACTTCGGTGATCAAGGCCAGTGCGTTGGGTATCTGGTCGGCCAGCCCCACCAGGGACTGGCGTGCATGTTCCAGATGATGAACGAGGCGCGCATCGGCGTCGGCATGGGTGCTGTGATGCTCGGCTACGCCGGCTACCTGTATTCCTTGGAGTACGCCCGTCAGCGTCCACAGGGCCGCATGCCGGACAACAAAGACCCGCACAGCCCAGCCGTGCCAATCATCAGCCACACCGACGTCAAGCGCATGTTGCTGACGCAAAAAGCTTATGTCGAAGGCGCCTTCGACCTTGGCCTGTACGCTGCGCGGCTATACGACGATACCCACACGGCCCAAGATCAGCTTCAGCGCGACCAGGCTCAGCAGTTACTCGACCTGCTGACCCCTATCGTGAAATCCTGGCCTTCAACCTTTTGCCTCAAGGCCAACGAACTGGCCATCCAGATACTCGGCGGCCACGGCTACACCCGCGAGTACCCCGTAGAGCAGTACTACCGCGACAACCGCCTGAACCCGATCCACGAAGGTACCGAGGGCATCCAGTCCCTGGACTTGCTAGGGCGCAAGCTTGCGCAGAACAACGGCGCTGGGCTCAAGCAACTGATCCGCCAGATCGCTGCAACGGCTGAACGGGCCAGCCATCACGCCAACCTGGACGCGATGCGCCAGCCCCTGGAGCACCTGGTCAACCGCCTGCAGGCGGTGACGCTATCCCTGCTGGGCGATCTTGCCCAATCCAAGGTTGCCAGCGCCTTGGCCAACTCCGCTCTGTACCTGAAGGTATTCGGCCACTGCGTGGTCGGCTGGCGCTGGCTGGAACAGGCCATTCATGCCGAACTTGGCCTGCTCAACGGTACAGCTGCCGACCGCGACTTCTACCAGGGTAAGCTGCAAGCCGCACGTTATTTCCTGACTTGGGAAATTCCTGGCTGCCATAATGAGCTGGCATTGCTCGAGGCGCGCGACGACACGTGTCTTACCATGCAAGAAGGGTGGTTCTAG
- a CDS encoding TldD/PmbA family protein translates to MFDSSALLRQRFAALRSTAEMFSLRHVKQAHQALSVRRNVAEPPHFSQDEGAMLTVRVNGVEAYAATADLSQAGLQQALEQAEKLARQIAKHSLLDLREQPVTSACHDHLSPNFDQPVPNLADCLGLLAAESASVPKDSRLVDWQASLGISVVEQTYLNSAGAQLRHAQRFIFPGLSVTASDGQDSQCRSLGRENFGQQGGFEIIERCGLVGAGRHVADQALQLLLAPNTPSGPRDLLLMPDQMMLQIHESIGHPLEMDRILGDERNYAGTSFVTSRDFGQLQYGSSLLNVTFDPTIGEELASYSFDDDGSAASKQFLIRDGLLLRPLGGALSQFRSGLDGVANSRACGWNRAPIDRMANLNIEPGDQSLEQLVQGIESGILMRTNRSWSIDDARNKFQFGCEWGQLIEDGELKGVVKNPNYRGISAQFWRNLAAVGDRSTFQVLGTPNCGKGEPNQVVRVGHASPACVFRQIDVFGGDA, encoded by the coding sequence ATGTTCGATTCCAGCGCCCTGCTGCGCCAGCGCTTTGCCGCGCTGCGCAGCACCGCCGAGATGTTTTCCCTACGCCATGTGAAACAGGCGCATCAGGCGCTTTCGGTGCGCCGCAATGTGGCCGAACCGCCGCATTTCAGCCAGGACGAAGGCGCCATGCTGACGGTGCGGGTCAATGGCGTTGAGGCCTACGCGGCCACTGCAGATCTGTCGCAAGCTGGCCTGCAACAGGCACTGGAACAGGCTGAAAAACTGGCACGGCAGATCGCCAAGCACAGCCTGCTCGATCTGCGCGAGCAACCGGTGACCAGCGCCTGTCACGACCACCTTTCGCCCAACTTCGACCAGCCCGTGCCCAATCTGGCCGACTGCCTGGGCCTGCTGGCGGCCGAATCGGCCAGCGTGCCGAAAGACAGCCGCCTGGTGGACTGGCAGGCCAGCCTGGGCATAAGCGTCGTCGAACAGACCTACCTGAACTCGGCTGGCGCACAGCTGCGCCATGCACAGCGCTTCATTTTCCCAGGCTTGAGCGTCACCGCCAGCGACGGACAGGACAGCCAGTGCCGCAGCCTGGGCCGCGAAAATTTCGGCCAACAGGGCGGGTTCGAGATCATCGAGCGCTGTGGTTTGGTCGGTGCTGGTCGGCATGTGGCCGACCAGGCGCTGCAATTGCTGCTGGCGCCTAACACACCCAGTGGCCCGCGCGACCTGCTGCTGATGCCCGACCAGATGATGCTGCAAATCCATGAGTCGATCGGTCACCCACTGGAAATGGACAGGATCCTTGGCGATGAGCGCAACTACGCGGGCACCAGCTTCGTCACATCCCGCGACTTCGGCCAGTTGCAATACGGCTCCAGCCTGCTGAACGTGACTTTCGACCCCACCATAGGCGAAGAGCTGGCCAGCTACAGCTTCGATGATGACGGTAGCGCTGCCAGTAAGCAGTTCCTGATTCGCGACGGCCTGCTGCTGCGCCCGCTGGGCGGTGCGCTGTCGCAATTTCGTTCGGGCCTGGACGGCGTGGCCAACAGCCGCGCCTGCGGCTGGAACCGTGCGCCGATCGACCGTATGGCCAACCTCAACATCGAGCCCGGTGATCAATCCCTCGAACAACTGGTGCAGGGCATCGAGTCCGGCATCCTGATGCGCACCAACCGCTCCTGGTCCATCGACGATGCGCGCAACAAATTCCAATTCGGTTGCGAATGGGGCCAATTGATCGAAGATGGCGAGCTCAAAGGCGTGGTCAAGAACCCGAATTACCGCGGCATCTCGGCGCAGTTCTGGCGTAATCTCGCGGCCGTCGGTGATCGCAGCACCTTCCAGGTGCTGGGTACGCCCAACTGTGGCAAAGGCGAACCCAACCAAGTGGTCAGGGTCGGGCATGCCTCGCCGGCCTGCGTGTTCCGCCAGATCGACGTGTTCGGAGGTGACGCCTGA
- a CDS encoding TldD/PmbA family protein, whose translation MKQLFQTLVASVQAALQTGEHFTCGFSAEQSQFVRFNHAKVRQAGEVCQASAQLRLIRDGRQAEQQVTLSGDPAIDQQRLSQALQQLRQTLPLLAVDPYLRLDDSAWHKLDQQDQPLPDIDQLLALLEDQTSDLDLVGIYAAGPIYRGFASSFGAFGWHQANSFNFDWSLFHSNGQAVKANYAGQHWSEEAFTTRLRQAREQLGFLGRPAITLEPGSYRAYLAPAAMDEIAGMLCWGGFSAQALATGNSALQRLYNGDAQLHPQVTLSEQISGSLSPAFSDEGSPRLDVPLIAHGKALQRLVSARSAAEFGLLANGADSYESPCALSLAPGSLPSAQVLERLGTGLYISNLWYLNYSDLPAARMTGLTRFATLWVENGEIQGPVNTMRFDDSLYSLLGSQLEDLTQEREMILSTSTYGQRSTGSSHLPGALVKGLTLTL comes from the coding sequence ATGAAACAGCTTTTCCAGACCTTGGTCGCCTCCGTGCAGGCGGCCCTGCAAACAGGCGAGCACTTCACTTGCGGCTTCAGCGCCGAGCAGTCGCAGTTCGTGCGTTTCAATCACGCCAAAGTGCGCCAGGCCGGCGAGGTATGCCAGGCCAGCGCGCAGTTACGGCTGATCCGTGACGGGCGCCAGGCAGAGCAGCAAGTGACCCTCAGTGGCGACCCTGCAATCGACCAGCAACGCCTGAGCCAGGCGTTGCAGCAGCTACGTCAGACCTTACCACTGCTGGCCGTCGACCCCTACCTGCGCCTGGACGACAGTGCCTGGCACAAGCTCGACCAGCAGGACCAGCCGCTGCCCGACATCGACCAGCTACTGGCGCTGCTTGAAGACCAAACGAGTGACCTGGACCTGGTCGGCATCTATGCCGCAGGGCCGATCTACCGTGGTTTTGCCAGCTCGTTCGGGGCGTTTGGCTGGCACCAGGCCAACAGCTTCAACTTCGACTGGAGCTTGTTCCACAGCAATGGCCAGGCGGTGAAAGCCAACTATGCCGGCCAACACTGGAGTGAGGAAGCGTTCACCACACGTCTGCGGCAGGCGCGGGAACAGTTGGGCTTTCTTGGGCGCCCCGCCATCACCCTCGAACCTGGGAGCTATCGCGCCTACCTGGCGCCGGCGGCGATGGACGAGATCGCCGGTATGCTCTGTTGGGGTGGCTTCTCGGCCCAAGCCCTGGCTACTGGCAACAGTGCCTTGCAGCGCCTCTACAACGGCGATGCGCAACTGCACCCACAAGTGACCCTCAGCGAGCAGATCAGCGGCTCGCTCAGTCCAGCCTTCTCCGACGAGGGCTCGCCGCGCCTGGACGTGCCGCTGATCGCCCACGGCAAAGCCTTGCAGCGGCTGGTCAGCGCTCGCAGCGCGGCAGAATTCGGGTTGCTGGCCAATGGTGCCGACAGCTACGAGTCGCCTTGCGCGCTCAGCCTGGCGCCGGGTAGTTTGCCCAGCGCGCAGGTCCTCGAACGGCTGGGCACCGGGCTTTACATCAGCAACCTGTGGTACCTCAACTACTCTGACCTGCCCGCCGCACGCATGACGGGCTTGACCCGTTTCGCCACACTTTGGGTGGAAAACGGCGAGATTCAGGGGCCGGTGAATACCATGCGCTTCGATGACAGCTTGTACAGCCTGCTCGGCAGCCAGCTCGAAGACCTGACCCAGGAGCGGGAGATGATTCTATCGACCAGCACTTATGGGCAGCGCAGTACCGGGTCGAGTCATCTGCCCGGGGCGCTGGTCAAAGGGTTGACCCTGACATTGTGA
- the mdtD gene encoding multidrug transporter subunit MdtD: MPERPPLDPITARWLPWVVAIAFFMQSLDGTILNTALPAMARSLAEDPLRMQGVIIAYMLTVALLIPASGWIADRFGTKRIFFSAILLFSFGSLLCAMANSLGFLIFARVVQGLGGALMLPVGRLVVLRAYPRTELVRIMSFITIPGLLGPLLGPTLGGWLVEILSWHWIFLLNLPVGALGCYAVWKFIPDLRGAERTTFDGPGFVLFGAAMVLITIAMEGLGELHLPHLRVMLLLFAGMACLAAYWLRAGRDPEPLFSPSLFRVRTFAIGILGNLFSRLGSGALPFLVPLLLQVALGYSPAQAGMSMIPLAASAMLAKSVARPLIERLGYRIVLTSNTLLLGILLASLGLVDEQTPYAMLLVQLALLGAVNSMQFTAMNTVTLIDLDDASASSGNSLLSVVAQLSLSLGVACAGALLGGFTAAGNADGVETTLGAFQLTFVTIGIMAMLAAAIFLQLAPTDGRRARRPEQDIES; this comes from the coding sequence ATGCCCGAACGTCCACCGCTTGACCCGATCACCGCCCGCTGGCTGCCCTGGGTGGTGGCCATCGCCTTCTTCATGCAGTCGCTGGACGGCACCATCCTCAACACGGCATTGCCGGCGATGGCCCGCTCGCTGGCCGAAGACCCGCTGCGCATGCAGGGGGTGATCATTGCCTACATGCTCACAGTAGCGCTGTTGATTCCGGCCTCTGGGTGGATCGCCGACCGCTTCGGTACCAAACGCATCTTTTTCAGTGCCATCCTGCTGTTCAGTTTCGGCTCGCTGCTTTGCGCCATGGCCAACAGCCTGGGCTTTCTGATCTTCGCCCGCGTGGTGCAGGGCCTGGGGGGCGCCCTGATGCTGCCGGTTGGGCGGCTTGTGGTACTGCGCGCCTACCCGCGCACCGAGCTGGTGCGAATCATGAGTTTCATCACCATACCCGGCCTGCTCGGCCCGCTGCTCGGCCCGACCTTGGGTGGGTGGCTGGTGGAAATCCTCAGTTGGCACTGGATCTTCTTGCTCAACCTGCCAGTCGGGGCGCTAGGCTGCTACGCGGTCTGGAAGTTCATCCCTGACCTGCGCGGTGCCGAACGCACCACTTTCGACGGCCCAGGCTTTGTGCTGTTCGGCGCGGCAATGGTGCTGATCACCATCGCCATGGAAGGCCTCGGTGAGCTGCACCTGCCGCACCTGCGCGTCATGCTGTTGCTGTTCGCCGGCATGGCCTGCCTGGCAGCCTACTGGCTGCGCGCCGGTCGCGACCCGGAGCCGCTGTTCTCACCCAGCCTGTTCCGCGTGCGCACCTTCGCCATCGGGATTCTCGGCAACCTGTTCTCTCGCCTGGGCAGCGGCGCGCTGCCATTTCTGGTGCCGCTGCTGCTGCAGGTGGCGCTGGGCTATTCGCCAGCTCAGGCCGGCATGAGCATGATCCCCCTGGCGGCATCGGCCATGCTGGCCAAGTCGGTCGCCCGGCCCTTGATCGAGCGCCTGGGGTATCGCATCGTGCTGACCAGCAACACGTTGCTGCTGGGCATCCTGCTGGCCAGCCTTGGCCTGGTCGACGAGCAGACCCCTTATGCCATGCTGCTGGTGCAACTGGCACTGCTGGGTGCGGTCAACTCGATGCAGTTCACAGCGATGAATACCGTCACCCTGATCGACCTGGACGACGCCAGCGCCAGCAGCGGCAACAGCCTGCTGTCAGTTGTCGCACAGTTGTCGCTGAGCCTCGGCGTGGCCTGCGCTGGCGCCCTGCTCGGCGGGTTCACTGCCGCCGGTAATGCCGATGGCGTGGAAACCACGCTGGGTGCCTTCCAGCTGACCTTCGTCACCATCGGCATCATGGCGATGCTCGCCGCGGCCATCTTCCTGCAACTGGCGCCCACGGACGGAAGGCGTGCCCGTCGTCCGGAACAAGACATCGAGTCGTAG
- the dbpA gene encoding ATP-dependent RNA helicase DbpA, with protein MLANLDALGYASMTPIQAQSLPVILKGQDLIAQAKTGSGKTAAFGIGLLNPINPRYFGCQALVLCPTRELADQVAKELRRLARAEDNIKILTLCGGVSLGPQIASLEHGAHIIVGTPGRIQQHLDKGTLVLDGLNTLVLDEADRMLDMGFFDAIASIIGKTPARRQTLLFSATYPAGIEQLAADFMRKPQQVKVESLHADNQIEQRFIEIDPQQRLEAVTRVLGHYRPQSCVAFCFTKQQCEDVVAHLTAKGIVAQALHGDLEQRDRDQVLTMFANRSSSVLVATDVAARGLDIDGLDMVINVELARDAEIHVHRVGRTGRAGEKGIAVSLVAPAEGHRAQAIETLQKTPLRWDQLDSLKNKGEPLLPLMSTLCIGAGRKDKLRPGDILGALTGDAGIPGKQVGKIAIFDFQAYVAVERPLAKQAMQRLNSGKIKGRALKVRIV; from the coding sequence ATGCTGGCCAACCTGGACGCCCTGGGCTATGCCTCGATGACGCCGATCCAGGCCCAGAGCCTACCCGTCATCCTCAAGGGCCAGGACCTGATCGCCCAGGCCAAGACAGGTAGCGGCAAGACCGCCGCCTTCGGTATCGGCCTGCTCAACCCGATCAACCCACGCTACTTCGGCTGCCAGGCGCTGGTGCTGTGCCCTACCCGCGAGCTGGCCGATCAGGTGGCCAAGGAGCTGCGCCGACTTGCCCGCGCCGAGGACAACATCAAGATCCTCACGCTGTGCGGTGGCGTGTCGCTGGGCCCGCAGATCGCCTCGCTGGAACATGGCGCGCACATCATCGTCGGTACCCCCGGGCGCATCCAGCAGCACTTGGACAAAGGCACCCTGGTGCTCGACGGCCTCAATACCCTGGTGCTGGACGAAGCCGATCGCATGCTCGACATGGGCTTTTTCGACGCCATCGCCAGCATCATCGGCAAGACGCCAGCGCGCCGCCAGACCCTGCTGTTCTCGGCTACCTACCCGGCAGGCATCGAGCAATTGGCGGCCGATTTCATGCGCAAGCCGCAACAGGTGAAAGTCGAAAGCCTGCATGCCGACAACCAGATCGAGCAGCGCTTCATCGAGATCGACCCGCAGCAGCGCTTGGAGGCCGTCACCCGTGTACTGGGCCACTACCGCCCACAGTCGTGCGTGGCGTTCTGCTTCACCAAGCAGCAATGCGAGGACGTGGTGGCTCACCTGACCGCCAAGGGCATCGTCGCCCAGGCGCTGCACGGTGATCTGGAGCAGCGTGACCGTGATCAGGTGCTGACGATGTTCGCCAACCGCAGCAGCTCGGTGCTGGTAGCCACTGACGTGGCAGCGCGGGGCCTGGACATCGACGGGCTGGACATGGTCATCAACGTCGAATTGGCCCGGGATGCCGAAATCCATGTGCACCGGGTGGGCCGCACTGGCCGCGCAGGCGAGAAAGGCATCGCGGTGAGCCTGGTAGCGCCGGCCGAAGGCCACCGCGCCCAGGCCATCGAAACGCTGCAGAAAACCCCGCTGCGCTGGGACCAGCTCGACAGCCTGAAGAACAAGGGTGAACCCTTGTTGCCGTTGATGAGCACGCTGTGCATCGGCGCCGGGCGCAAGGACAAGCTGCGTCCGGGTGACATCCTTGGTGCATTGACCGGAGATGCAGGCATCCCAGGCAAGCAAGTGGGCAAGATCGCGATCTTCGACTTCCAGGCTTATGTGGCGGTAGAGCGGCCACTGGCCAAACAGGCCATGCAGCGCCTGAACAGCGGCAAGATCAAGGGCCGAGCCCTTAAAGTTCGTATCGTCTAA
- a CDS encoding NAD(P)/FAD-dependent oxidoreductase — MHSTDVIILGAGAAGLMCAQLSARRGRRVLLLDHANKPGKKILMSGGGRCNFTNLYTEPSNFLSHNAHFCKSALARYTQWDFIELVAKHAVPYHEKKLGQLFCDNKASDILDMLLAECDEAGAEIRMHTSIEHIEKTEAGYLLQTSGGQFACQSLVIATGGLSIPTLGATGFGYQVARQFGHTLLPTRAGLVPFTITEPQLKALCTELSGTSLDCTASCNGASFRENLLFTHRGLSGPAILQISSFWEAGDTVQINLLPDRDALSWLQQMQVERANAELKTVLGEVFTRKLANLLADQWFESRPMKQYTPVQLAQIAEQLANWQVVPAGTEGYRTAEVTLGGVDTREVSSKTMESLKSSGLYFIGEVLDVTGHLGGFNFQWAWASANAAAQFV, encoded by the coding sequence GTGCATTCCACCGACGTGATCATCCTCGGCGCCGGCGCCGCCGGCCTGATGTGTGCCCAGCTCAGCGCGCGCCGCGGCCGCCGGGTATTGTTGCTCGACCACGCCAACAAACCCGGCAAGAAGATCCTGATGTCCGGCGGCGGGCGCTGCAACTTCACCAACCTCTACACCGAGCCGAGCAATTTCCTCTCGCATAACGCGCACTTCTGCAAATCGGCGCTGGCCCGCTACACCCAGTGGGACTTCATCGAGCTGGTTGCCAAGCATGCAGTGCCGTACCACGAAAAGAAGCTCGGCCAGCTGTTCTGCGACAACAAGGCCAGCGACATCCTCGATATGCTCCTGGCCGAATGCGATGAGGCAGGCGCCGAGATCCGCATGCACACCAGTATCGAGCACATCGAGAAGACCGAAGCCGGCTATTTGCTGCAAACCAGCGGCGGCCAGTTTGCCTGCCAGTCACTGGTCATCGCCACCGGCGGCCTGTCGATCCCGACTTTGGGCGCTACCGGTTTCGGCTACCAGGTAGCCCGCCAGTTCGGCCACACCCTGCTGCCGACCCGAGCCGGACTGGTGCCGTTCACGATCACCGAGCCCCAACTCAAGGCACTTTGCACCGAGCTTTCGGGCACCTCGTTGGACTGCACCGCCAGCTGCAACGGCGCCAGCTTCCGGGAGAACCTGCTGTTTACCCATCGCGGCCTCAGTGGCCCCGCGATCCTGCAGATTTCCTCGTTCTGGGAAGCCGGCGATACCGTGCAAATCAACCTGCTGCCCGACCGCGATGCACTGAGCTGGCTGCAGCAGATGCAGGTCGAGCGCGCCAACGCCGAATTGAAGACCGTGCTGGGCGAGGTATTCACCCGCAAGCTGGCCAACCTATTGGCCGACCAATGGTTCGAGTCGCGGCCGATGAAGCAGTACACACCAGTGCAACTGGCCCAGATCGCGGAGCAACTGGCCAACTGGCAAGTGGTGCCAGCGGGTACCGAAGGCTATCGCACAGCGGAAGTCACCCTCGGCGGCGTCGACACCCGTGAGGTGTCGTCAAAAACCATGGAATCGCTGAAAAGCTCTGGTTTGTACTTCATCGGCGAAGTGCTCGACGTTACCGGCCATTTGGGTGGTTTCAATTTCCAGTGGGCCTGGGCATCGGCCAACGCCGCAGCGCAGTTCGTGTAG